Proteins encoded within one genomic window of Sulfurovum sp. XGS-02:
- a CDS encoding cation diffusion facilitator family transporter produces MSQELKMSPQKRATLVSSSVATLLVILKLILGIASGSVAVLASAIDSLLDMLVSGFNFFAIKKSEEHPDDEYHYGKGKIQAIAAVIEGTIITMSGIYIIYEAIKKLSTGSVTTLLSPSIVAMTLSIIITYLLVKYLLKVAKETDNLVIKADALHYTTDLWSNAAVLLALGLVYMTGIDAIDAIIGLGIGLYIIYSAYEIIQEGIAILLDRALDADIVANIEKILSKHSEITSYHWLRTRTDGTTNFVEFHMVLRPNMLLLEAHRIADQVEDQIFLLDTNKNWIITPHFDPYDDENMNVAMINGQHLSRVAEK; encoded by the coding sequence ATGAGTCAGGAGTTAAAAATGTCACCACAGAAACGAGCAACACTTGTGTCAAGTTCGGTTGCAACACTGTTGGTGATCTTAAAATTGATTTTGGGAATAGCAAGTGGTTCAGTGGCTGTACTTGCTTCTGCAATTGACTCACTTTTAGATATGCTGGTTTCGGGGTTTAACTTTTTTGCGATCAAAAAATCAGAAGAACATCCGGATGATGAATACCACTATGGTAAAGGTAAGATCCAAGCTATTGCTGCGGTCATAGAGGGGACGATCATTACCATGTCGGGTATCTATATCATTTATGAAGCGATTAAGAAGTTAAGCACCGGGTCTGTGACCACACTTCTTTCACCTTCCATTGTAGCAATGACGCTCTCCATCATCATCACTTATCTTTTAGTCAAGTATCTCTTAAAAGTTGCAAAGGAAACAGACAATCTTGTGATCAAAGCAGATGCTTTACATTATACGACGGATCTATGGAGCAATGCTGCTGTTCTGTTAGCACTGGGTCTGGTATATATGACAGGTATTGATGCGATTGATGCGATCATTGGTTTAGGGATAGGGCTTTATATCATCTACTCAGCCTATGAGATCATACAAGAGGGTATAGCGATACTTTTAGACCGTGCATTGGATGCGGATATCGTGGCAAACATTGAAAAGATCCTCTCGAAACATTCTGAAATAACAAGTTACCATTGGTTAAGAACACGTACGGATGGCACAACAAACTTTGTAGAGTTTCATATGGTCTTACGTCCGAATATGCTGCTGCTTGAAGCACATCGTATCGCCGATCAAGTAGAAGATCAGATCTTTTTACTAGATACCAATAAAAACTGGATCATTACACCGCACTTTGATCCCTATGATGATGAAAATATGAATGTTGCAATGATTAATGGACAGCATTTATCCAGAGTGGCAGAAAAATAA
- a CDS encoding bifunctional diguanylate cyclase/phosphodiesterase, with translation MTKRPDVTEENTLDHAIDNIDISFSERLNYDKMGFYYISSPIMLVGNFLGALLLCAIQLGSVDLYSIGIWLLVSFVMFLYRFYHYYLFKRESEHNKLRDAKIWLDKYYTNTLLSGIVWGSSALLIFPESELLNQMVLVFFLFAIGFTAMGILASKRNLLLTYALVTYSPIIWRLFYLEGELYTKIAYIIFALTLIMILTANYYGKVINNALNNRQHFISIKHTHEKLKERFFSLFERAPVGIYYYNPALELQDVNMHFMHINKIDDKEELLNTDLHASPYQQMVEAHQEVFNGQTGSYRGPFQVPGNTQNLYVNLSTVPMLDAAGSVAGGITIIDDITNEVIAKEEMIRNAYYDMLTNIPNRTLLLDKLKAFLGKKRQNKEYAALLFLDINHFKKVNETYGHDIGDHLLQLVVKRVDDNIDGHEVFARITGNKFVILLPSLAIDKELSKEMTLKYINKIHDVFTPPFNLAGDEYHVNFTIGIVLFNDIDASAYDLLKRAETAMYEAKKIARGTNQFYQDSMSQETHESLMLENDMHKALIKSEFIVYYQPQLDIQKNKIVGAEALIRWNHPKKGFISPALFIPIAEESGTIIKLEEWIIDKTFREIKALSQRSDGFGLDHIAINISTVHFLQPHFVEKLMLLLQKHDVKAEWFELEITESGIMRNIADAAKKIEELKSFGFTFAIDDFGTGYSSLSYLKELPVDMVKIDQSFIRNMHESKGDVAIVEAVTAIAEKFNLKVLAEGVEDKKTLEALKALNCHAYQGYYAHKPMPLEDFEKLL, from the coding sequence ATGACCAAAAGACCCGATGTTACAGAAGAAAATACACTAGACCATGCTATTGACAACATAGATATATCATTCTCAGAACGTCTAAACTATGACAAAATGGGTTTCTATTATATTTCATCTCCTATTATGCTTGTCGGAAATTTTTTAGGTGCACTCCTTCTGTGCGCTATACAATTAGGATCAGTTGATTTATATTCTATTGGTATCTGGCTTCTGGTCAGTTTTGTTATGTTCCTTTACAGATTTTATCACTATTATCTTTTCAAACGTGAAAGTGAACACAACAAACTTAGAGATGCAAAGATCTGGCTTGATAAATATTATACCAACACGCTACTCAGTGGTATCGTCTGGGGTAGCAGTGCATTATTAATATTTCCGGAATCTGAACTTTTAAATCAAATGGTCCTGGTCTTTTTTTTATTTGCTATTGGTTTTACAGCCATGGGGATATTGGCATCAAAACGCAATCTGTTATTAACCTATGCATTGGTCACATATTCTCCTATTATTTGGCGTCTTTTTTATCTCGAAGGTGAGCTCTACACTAAAATTGCATATATCATTTTTGCCTTAACACTCATTATGATACTTACAGCAAATTACTATGGGAAAGTGATCAACAATGCATTGAACAATCGTCAACACTTCATAAGTATCAAACATACGCATGAAAAACTGAAAGAACGTTTTTTCTCTTTATTCGAACGTGCACCTGTGGGGATCTATTATTATAATCCTGCCTTGGAACTACAAGATGTCAACATGCACTTTATGCATATCAATAAAATTGATGATAAAGAAGAGCTTCTCAATACAGATCTGCATGCTTCACCATACCAGCAAATGGTTGAAGCACATCAAGAAGTCTTTAACGGGCAAACAGGCAGTTATCGTGGTCCCTTTCAAGTCCCCGGTAATACACAGAATCTTTATGTGAACCTTTCAACCGTACCAATGCTCGATGCTGCAGGAAGTGTTGCTGGGGGTATTACCATTATCGATGACATCACCAATGAAGTGATCGCCAAAGAAGAGATGATTAGAAATGCCTACTATGATATGCTTACCAATATCCCAAATCGTACACTACTCTTAGATAAATTGAAAGCCTTTCTTGGGAAAAAACGACAAAACAAAGAGTATGCCGCCTTACTTTTTCTCGATATTAATCACTTCAAAAAAGTGAATGAGACCTATGGGCATGATATAGGTGACCACCTGCTTCAACTGGTGGTCAAACGGGTAGATGACAATATAGACGGTCATGAGGTATTTGCACGTATTACGGGAAACAAGTTTGTGATACTCCTTCCCTCTTTAGCGATAGATAAAGAACTTTCCAAAGAGATGACCTTAAAATATATCAATAAAATCCATGATGTATTTACCCCTCCTTTTAATCTTGCAGGTGATGAGTATCATGTAAATTTCACCATAGGTATAGTACTTTTCAATGATATTGATGCCTCAGCCTATGATCTTCTAAAACGTGCTGAAACAGCGATGTATGAAGCAAAAAAAATTGCAAGAGGCACAAACCAATTCTATCAAGACAGTATGAGTCAAGAGACACATGAATCACTGATGTTGGAAAATGATATGCATAAAGCCTTAATAAAGAGTGAATTCATTGTATATTATCAGCCACAACTGGATATACAAAAGAACAAGATCGTAGGGGCAGAAGCACTCATACGATGGAATCATCCCAAAAAAGGGTTTATCTCCCCTGCACTGTTTATCCCTATTGCAGAAGAGAGTGGGACCATTATCAAACTTGAGGAGTGGATCATCGATAAAACCTTCAGAGAAATAAAAGCTTTAAGTCAGCGTTCAGATGGCTTTGGGCTGGACCATATTGCCATCAATATCTCTACGGTACACTTTTTACAGCCTCACTTTGTTGAAAAACTGATGCTCCTGCTACAGAAGCATGATGTAAAAGCAGAATGGTTTGAACTGGAGATCACAGAGAGTGGTATTATGCGAAATATTGCAGATGCAGCAAAAAAGATCGAAGAGCTGAAAAGTTTTGGTTTTACATTTGCCATCGATGATTTTGGTACAGGATACTCTTCACTTTCATATCTCAAAGAACTTCCTGTCGATATGGTCAAAATAGACCAGTCTTTTATTAGAAATATGCATGAAAGTAAAGGTGATGTTGCGATTGTTGAAGCTGTGACTGCAATTGCTGAAAAGTTTAATTTGAAGGTCTTAGCAGAAGGTGTCGAGGATAAAAAGACATTGGAAGCTTTAAAAGCATTAAATTGTCATGCATACCAAGGTTACTATGCGCATAAACCTATGCCTCTAGAAGATTTTGAGAAACTTCTTTGA
- the htpG gene encoding molecular chaperone HtpG, translating to MAKHQFQTEIGQLLKLMTHSLYSNKEIFIRELVSNASDALDKFNYLSLTDGTFKKDDWSGKVFIKLDKEDNSLTIGDNGIGMNETDLMDHLGTIAKSGTKAFMENLTGDAKKDSNLIGQFGVGFYSVFMVADKVDVISKKAGEEQAYMFSTDGTGEYEVKPVTKEAHGTIIYIKLKEDEQEFLDKWRTQEVVKKYSNHIAYPIMLNYSEEETEGEGDEATTKMVHKSEQINAATALWTLPKSELKKEDYVEFYKTLAHGDNEPLSYLHNRVEGANEFTTLFYIPKTAPMDMYRADYEAGVKLYVKRVFITDDNKELLPPYLRFVKGIIDSEDLPLNVSRELLQENRILANIKQNATKKILQAIKKLSGEESDTFIEQYNRVMKEGIYIDHMNKELLLDIVKYKSSTEEGLVSFEEYVSRGDSEKKEIYYIVGDDEKVLRNSPLLEAYNKANIEVLIMDDKEVDSIVTPMIGAYKEWNLKDITTIEAPDSKTEEEKEEISKEFKSLTDKIKEVLGEEVKEVKTSTRLTSSPSCVLKDSSDPMAGMAAMFAQMGQEIPEIPLILEINPDHEMIKKLDTLDDESLFADLSWILLDSAKLSEGLEPKDKGAFAQRVATLATRAL from the coding sequence ATGGCAAAACATCAATTTCAAACAGAGATCGGTCAACTCTTAAAACTGATGACACACTCCCTTTATTCAAACAAAGAGATATTTATTCGTGAACTCGTTTCTAATGCTTCAGATGCGTTAGATAAATTTAATTATCTTTCTCTTACAGACGGAACATTCAAGAAGGATGACTGGTCTGGAAAAGTATTTATTAAATTAGATAAAGAGGATAACTCTCTTACTATCGGTGATAACGGTATAGGGATGAATGAAACCGATTTAATGGATCACCTGGGGACCATTGCCAAGTCCGGTACGAAGGCATTCATGGAAAACCTTACGGGTGATGCGAAAAAAGATTCAAATCTGATAGGTCAGTTCGGGGTTGGCTTCTACTCTGTGTTCATGGTAGCAGACAAAGTGGATGTGATCTCCAAAAAAGCAGGTGAAGAGCAGGCCTATATGTTCAGTACGGATGGTACAGGTGAGTATGAAGTGAAGCCTGTAACGAAGGAAGCACATGGAACGATCATCTACATCAAACTCAAAGAGGATGAACAAGAGTTCTTAGACAAGTGGAGAACACAAGAGGTGGTCAAGAAGTACTCCAATCACATTGCTTACCCTATTATGCTGAACTACTCTGAAGAGGAGACAGAGGGTGAAGGGGATGAAGCAACGACTAAAATGGTCCATAAATCAGAACAGATCAATGCGGCGACTGCACTCTGGACACTTCCAAAGTCTGAATTGAAAAAAGAGGATTATGTAGAGTTCTATAAAACATTGGCACATGGCGATAATGAACCACTTAGCTATCTACATAATAGGGTAGAGGGGGCAAATGAATTTACCACACTTTTCTATATCCCTAAAACAGCACCTATGGATATGTACAGAGCAGATTATGAAGCAGGGGTAAAACTCTATGTGAAGCGTGTGTTTATCACGGATGACAATAAAGAGTTATTGCCACCGTATTTACGCTTTGTAAAGGGGATCATAGATTCAGAAGATCTGCCGTTGAATGTCTCTCGTGAGTTGCTTCAGGAAAACAGAATTTTGGCGAATATCAAGCAAAATGCAACAAAAAAGATACTCCAGGCGATTAAAAAACTAAGCGGCGAAGAATCAGATACTTTCATTGAACAATACAATAGAGTCATGAAAGAGGGTATTTACATAGACCACATGAACAAAGAGTTATTGCTCGATATCGTCAAGTATAAAAGTTCGACAGAAGAAGGACTTGTATCGTTTGAAGAGTATGTAAGCCGTGGTGATTCCGAGAAAAAAGAGATCTACTATATTGTAGGTGATGATGAAAAAGTGCTTAGAAACTCTCCATTGCTTGAAGCTTATAATAAGGCAAATATCGAAGTACTTATCATGGATGATAAAGAGGTGGACAGTATCGTTACTCCGATGATAGGTGCCTATAAAGAGTGGAACCTTAAAGACATTACAACCATTGAAGCTCCAGACTCTAAGACGGAAGAAGAGAAAGAAGAGATCTCTAAAGAGTTCAAATCTCTTACGGATAAGATCAAAGAGGTATTGGGCGAAGAGGTCAAAGAGGTAAAAACCTCTACAAGATTGACATCCAGTCCATCATGTGTACTGAAAGACAGTTCAGACCCTATGGCTGGCATGGCAGCAATGTTTGCTCAAATGGGACAGGAAATACCGGAGATACCTTTGATTCTGGAAATCAATCCTGACCATGAAATGATCAAAAAACTGGATACGCTGGATGACGAATCTTTGTTTGCTGATCTTTCGTGGATACTTTTGGATTCTGCAAAACTCTCTGAAGGACTTGAACCTAAGGATAAAGGTGCATTTGCACAAAGAGTAGCTACTTTAGCGACGAGAGCACTGTAA
- a CDS encoding histidine phosphatase family protein: MKNLYLIRHAKSDWSDESQSDFERGLNKRGQKAIPTMAKALKEKKVMPDLILSSSAKRAQLTAKGLAKEIGYTGNIKYSDALYMAEPLDVISMIKEIKDKYDDVFIIGHNPETTELTDLMLDDYIDNVPTLGIVALKFPIKHWKKLKPEKVKLNFFIYPKMYT, encoded by the coding sequence ATGAAAAATCTATATTTAATCAGACATGCAAAATCAGATTGGAGTGATGAGAGTCAAAGCGACTTTGAGAGAGGTCTCAACAAAAGAGGTCAAAAAGCGATCCCTACCATGGCAAAGGCCCTTAAAGAGAAAAAAGTCATGCCAGACCTCATACTCTCCAGTTCTGCCAAAAGAGCCCAACTCACAGCCAAAGGTTTAGCGAAAGAGATAGGCTATACGGGGAATATAAAATATAGTGATGCCCTTTATATGGCAGAACCTCTGGATGTCATTTCCATGATTAAAGAGATCAAAGACAAATACGATGATGTCTTTATCATCGGCCACAATCCCGAAACCACTGAATTGACCGATCTGATGCTGGATGACTATATTGACAATGTGCCTACTTTAGGTATTGTCGCTTTAAAATTTCCGATCAAGCATTGGAAGAAATTAAAACCTGAAAAAGTAAAATTAAACTTTTTTATTTACCCTAAAATGTATACATAA
- a CDS encoding transglutaminase family protein encodes MKSESKKNLSLLILAIAFIAFIYGTIKAMAIVERTHVGTSDGIYRSYVTTSQEIKEKAFALTEHCRDAHCKVQSLLDFVTNIPYRTNTFQQYSAQKTIMQNFGDCDDKSNLLISMLHALGLEAYFVLVPKHIFVITAIEDERLDQRKGLWVNGKKYFILESTARNSNIGFPLHYRLDELDVIVEPFSNKKLSIEKLEWKE; translated from the coding sequence ATGAAAAGCGAAAGTAAAAAAAACCTATCACTTCTTATTTTGGCTATTGCATTTATAGCTTTTATCTACGGTACCATCAAGGCGATGGCTATCGTAGAGAGAACCCATGTGGGTACCTCAGATGGTATCTACAGATCTTATGTCACGACTTCCCAAGAGATAAAAGAGAAAGCATTTGCATTAACAGAGCATTGTCGCGATGCACACTGTAAAGTACAATCTTTATTGGATTTTGTGACCAATATCCCTTATAGAACCAACACATTCCAGCAGTATTCTGCACAAAAGACCATAATGCAGAATTTTGGAGATTGTGATGACAAAAGCAATTTACTCATTTCCATGCTCCATGCATTAGGGTTGGAAGCCTATTTTGTTTTGGTGCCCAAACACATTTTTGTTATTACAGCCATAGAGGATGAACGATTAGATCAGAGAAAAGGGCTTTGGGTCAACGGAAAGAAATACTTTATTCTCGAAAGCACAGCAAGAAATTCAAACATAGGTTTTCCTTTGCACTATAGACTTGATGAGTTAGATGTCATCGTTGAGCCATTCTCAAACAAAAAACTTTCTATCGAAAAACTAGAGTGGAAAGAGTGA
- the guaA gene encoding glutamine-hydrolyzing GMP synthase, translated as MKQVPILVLDFGSQYTQLIARKLRESGVYTEVVPYRESIEDIKARKPQGIILSGGPASVYAEDAYKPDDGVWDLGLPILGICYGMQLITQHFGGSVIAADHHEYGKAKLHIENDSGIFKDISNDSIVWMSHGDRAERIPEGFEVIGTSENSPYAAIANESKNIYAFQFHPEVHHSVEGTAMLKNFAKHICGCDSTWNMGSFAKEKIAAIKAQVGDRKVLCGVSGGVDSSVVAAMLNEALPKEQLICVFVDQGLLRKDEAEQVQDMFKLVGIPLITIDAKQEFMEALAGVTDPEAKRKAIGEKFIEVFDKEAKKHTDVSFLAQGTLYTDVIESVSVKGPSKTIKSHHNVGGLPDWMTFELVEPLREIFKDEVRKLGLELGLPKHMIGRHPFPGPGLAIRVMGDVNEEALRLLRESDAIMQEELKATGYYDKVWQAFTVLLNVQSVGVMGDNRTYDNTVCIRMVESVDGMTATFAHIPHDVLEGMSRRIINEIDGINRVVYDISSKPPATIEWE; from the coding sequence ATGAAACAAGTACCTATATTAGTCTTAGACTTCGGATCACAATATACACAGCTTATCGCTAGAAAACTGAGAGAAAGCGGTGTCTATACTGAAGTGGTGCCGTATCGCGAGAGTATTGAAGACATTAAGGCCAGAAAGCCGCAAGGTATTATCCTTTCTGGCGGGCCTGCTTCTGTTTATGCTGAAGATGCCTATAAGCCAGATGATGGTGTGTGGGACCTGGGATTGCCTATCTTGGGTATCTGTTATGGTATGCAGCTTATTACACAGCACTTTGGCGGAAGCGTGATTGCCGCGGATCATCATGAATACGGAAAAGCAAAACTACACATCGAAAATGATTCGGGTATCTTCAAAGATATCTCGAATGACTCTATCGTATGGATGAGTCATGGAGATAGAGCAGAACGTATACCTGAAGGTTTTGAAGTCATAGGTACGAGTGAAAACTCTCCCTATGCAGCCATAGCCAATGAAAGTAAAAATATCTATGCATTCCAGTTCCACCCGGAAGTACACCACTCTGTAGAGGGTACAGCGATGTTGAAAAACTTTGCCAAACATATCTGCGGTTGTGACAGTACTTGGAACATGGGAAGTTTTGCCAAAGAGAAGATCGCTGCTATCAAAGCCCAAGTGGGTGACAGAAAAGTCCTTTGTGGCGTAAGTGGCGGAGTAGACTCTTCTGTTGTCGCTGCTATGCTGAATGAAGCCTTGCCAAAAGAACAACTCATCTGTGTATTTGTGGACCAGGGGCTGCTTCGTAAAGATGAAGCAGAACAAGTACAGGATATGTTCAAACTTGTAGGTATCCCACTGATCACGATCGATGCAAAACAAGAATTCATGGAAGCACTTGCAGGTGTGACCGATCCTGAGGCTAAGAGAAAAGCGATCGGTGAAAAGTTCATTGAAGTTTTTGATAAAGAAGCTAAGAAGCATACGGATGTCAGTTTCCTTGCACAAGGAACGCTTTATACGGATGTGATCGAATCTGTTTCAGTGAAGGGACCGTCAAAAACGATCAAGTCTCACCATAATGTAGGCGGACTCCCTGATTGGATGACATTTGAACTGGTGGAACCGCTAAGAGAGATCTTTAAAGATGAGGTAAGAAAACTCGGTCTTGAACTGGGACTTCCAAAGCATATGATAGGCAGACACCCTTTTCCTGGACCGGGACTAGCGATCAGAGTCATGGGAGATGTCAATGAAGAGGCACTGAGACTGCTTCGTGAATCAGATGCCATTATGCAAGAAGAGCTTAAAGCGACAGGATATTATGATAAAGTATGGCAGGCATTTACTGTACTGCTTAATGTCCAATCCGTAGGTGTGATGGGTGACAACCGTACGTATGACAATACGGTCTGTATCCGTATGGTTGAATCGGTAGACGGTATGACAGCTACGTTTGCACATATCCCGCATGATGTGCTTGAAGGGATGAGTAGAAGGATTATTAATGAAATTGACGGGATCAATAGAGTAGTGTATGATATCAGCTCTAAGCCTCCTGCAACCATCGAGTGGGAATAG
- the nhaD gene encoding sodium:proton antiporter NhaD — protein MTTEILHTDLTTTWVGIASLIIFVVGYYFIAAEDKYLINKAKPALFAGTMIFMLIGIYYAMNGLDGAHLHHEIELLIFEIAGIFFFLYVAMTYIEAMIDRNVFSALRYNLVSKGYSYKKLFWITGLLAFFISPVADNLTTALILSTVLITIDKTNKAFIVPSAINIVVAANAGGAWSPFGDITTLMVWVDGKGAFVDFLYLFPASILGWFVTAFLLSRFVPNDTPPFAADEKKVYISSGGKVIMGLFAFTIASAVLSHQVLHLPAMWGMMFGLAVLKLYIYRMSREVRYDSDGIECPPVNVFSFIAKIENDTLLFFFGILAAVGGLHFLGFLEYFTALYSQFGATTVNIGVGFLSAIVDNVPVMSAVLKSSPDMGASSHAQWMLVTLTAGVGGSLISFGSAAGVGVMGKLHGIYTFGSHLKLAWTVLAGYIVSVSVWYLQFMILGIGA, from the coding sequence ATGACCACAGAAATATTGCACACAGATTTGACAACAACATGGGTGGGGATCGCTTCACTTATCATATTTGTCGTAGGATACTACTTTATCGCAGCGGAAGATAAATACCTTATAAACAAAGCTAAACCGGCACTTTTTGCAGGAACAATGATCTTTATGCTGATCGGTATCTATTATGCTATGAATGGGTTGGACGGTGCACATCTACACCATGAAATAGAGTTGCTTATTTTTGAGATCGCAGGGATATTCTTCTTCCTCTATGTAGCTATGACCTATATTGAAGCGATGATCGATAGGAATGTATTTTCTGCGTTGCGTTATAATCTTGTCTCTAAAGGATACAGTTATAAAAAACTTTTCTGGATCACAGGTCTTTTAGCCTTCTTTATCTCTCCTGTTGCAGATAACCTTACAACAGCACTGATCCTTTCAACGGTATTGATCACTATTGATAAAACAAATAAAGCATTTATCGTACCTTCGGCGATCAATATTGTTGTGGCGGCAAATGCAGGTGGTGCCTGGTCGCCATTTGGTGATATCACTACATTGATGGTATGGGTAGACGGTAAGGGAGCTTTTGTTGATTTCCTTTATCTTTTCCCTGCATCCATTTTAGGTTGGTTCGTGACGGCATTCCTTCTAAGCCGTTTTGTACCAAACGATACACCACCATTTGCAGCGGATGAAAAAAAGGTGTATATTTCCTCAGGTGGAAAAGTGATCATGGGGCTTTTTGCTTTCACGATCGCTTCAGCCGTTCTTTCACACCAAGTCCTTCATTTACCTGCAATGTGGGGAATGATGTTCGGTTTGGCTGTGCTGAAACTCTATATCTATAGAATGAGCAGAGAAGTAAGATACGATAGTGATGGTATTGAGTGTCCTCCTGTCAATGTTTTCTCATTCATCGCTAAAATTGAAAATGATACACTGCTTTTCTTCTTTGGTATTTTGGCTGCGGTTGGCGGACTTCACTTTTTAGGTTTCTTAGAATACTTCACGGCACTCTATTCGCAATTTGGTGCGACTACCGTGAATATCGGAGTGGGATTCCTTTCTGCAATCGTGGATAACGTGCCTGTCATGTCAGCAGTACTGAAGTCAAGCCCGGATATGGGTGCATCTTCACATGCACAGTGGATGCTTGTGACACTGACAGCGGGTGTGGGTGGATCACTTATCTCGTTTGGTTCTGCAGCAGGTGTAGGGGTCATGGGCAAGCTTCACGGCATCTATACATTTGGTTCACATTTAAAGTTAGCTTGGACCGTACTTGCAGGTTATATAGTCTCTGTCTCTGTCTGGTATCTGCAGTTCATGATACTAGGTATAGGCGCGTAA
- a CDS encoding L-aspartate oxidase produces the protein MQKYDVLIIGAGIAGLYAAMQLPASKKVLVVCKDIPWECNTFYAQGGMTTALNEADIPLHVEDTMAAGSYHNNKEAVEILSRTSLETTPDIIARGMEFDADEAGNILYTKEAAHSVERIIHAGGDATGRYMHYFMMVQNKHQLQKNTLVYDLLIDNGRCFGVKATVNYEPTTIYADDVIIASGGIGSLYAYNTNSRTVSADIHGICVEKGIELADMEFMQFHPTVYVDTPFARKLLLTEALRGEGAHVVDEEGRRFLFDYDERGELASRDIVARGIFNHKRKTGQKAYLDFSMFEEKWFEHRFPNITHTFGRLGYKFPKDKIAISPAFHYSNGGIKCDTNGAIDGMEGLYVIGEAARTGVHGANRLASNSLLEGVVFARRAVEHLLSKEHQAIKTPLFEKDYGNILHKENDKIYKQKLRQVMWDDIGIIRTTKGLHEAKNLIYDMKNKEIGRLLKLRLNTASAIVDAALARKESLGSHYIESV, from the coding sequence ATGCAGAAGTATGACGTACTGATCATAGGTGCTGGTATCGCAGGGCTTTATGCAGCGATGCAGCTGCCTGCAAGTAAAAAAGTCTTAGTGGTATGTAAAGATATACCCTGGGAGTGTAATACGTTTTATGCTCAGGGAGGTATGACAACCGCCTTGAATGAAGCAGATATTCCTCTTCATGTCGAAGATACCATGGCTGCGGGTTCGTACCATAATAACAAAGAAGCTGTGGAGATCCTTTCCCGTACCTCACTGGAGACCACGCCTGATATCATTGCCAGAGGGATGGAGTTTGATGCAGATGAAGCAGGGAATATTTTATATACGAAAGAGGCTGCTCACTCCGTAGAGCGTATCATCCATGCCGGTGGAGATGCTACGGGACGGTATATGCATTACTTCATGATGGTGCAGAACAAACACCAGCTTCAGAAAAATACACTGGTGTATGATCTGCTTATAGACAACGGCAGATGTTTTGGGGTAAAAGCTACGGTCAATTATGAACCCACGACGATCTATGCAGATGATGTGATCATCGCTTCCGGAGGTATAGGCTCTCTCTATGCATACAATACAAACTCTCGTACAGTCAGTGCCGATATTCACGGTATCTGTGTTGAAAAAGGGATAGAGCTTGCCGATATGGAATTCATGCAGTTCCACCCTACTGTATATGTGGATACCCCTTTTGCAAGAAAACTGTTACTGACTGAAGCACTTAGGGGTGAGGGTGCACATGTCGTGGATGAAGAGGGAAGACGATTCTTGTTCGATTATGACGAGAGAGGAGAATTGGCAAGTCGGGATATTGTGGCCCGCGGTATCTTCAACCATAAACGAAAAACGGGACAAAAGGCCTACTTGGACTTTTCCATGTTCGAAGAGAAGTGGTTTGAACATCGTTTCCCTAATATCACACATACATTTGGCAGACTCGGTTATAAATTTCCCAAAGACAAGATCGCTATCTCCCCAGCATTTCACTACTCTAATGGAGGTATAAAGTGCGATACCAATGGCGCTATAGACGGTATGGAAGGTCTGTATGTCATAGGTGAAGCAGCAAGAACAGGTGTACATGGGGCAAACCGTCTTGCATCAAATTCACTGCTTGAAGGTGTGGTCTTTGCGAGACGTGCAGTGGAACATCTGCTTTCCAAAGAGCATCAAGCGATAAAAACACCTCTTTTTGAGAAAGATTACGGTAATATTCTGCACAAAGAAAACGATAAGATCTATAAACAAAAACTGCGTCAAGTGATGTGGGATGATATAGGGATTATCAGGACAACAAAAGGCTTGCATGAAGCGAAAAATCTCATTTATGATATGAAAAATAAAGAGATCGGCAGATTACTAAAACTTAGACTAAACACTGCTTCTGCTATCGTAGATGCAGCACTTGCGAGAAAAGAGTCTTTGGGCTCGCACTATATAGAGTCTGTATAG